One window of the Triticum dicoccoides isolate Atlit2015 ecotype Zavitan chromosome 3B, WEW_v2.0, whole genome shotgun sequence genome contains the following:
- the LOC119276419 gene encoding protein trichome birefringence-like 19: protein MKLHLLLKVLFGPVPVYFSALAILILLTNAQYFGLGGVGVPRATKLASSTPVVSVMKYCDIFRGEWVPDAEAPYYNHKTCGMIQEHQNCLKYGRPDLGFLKWRWRPSGCELPRFDPVQFLQFVRHKSLAFVGDSLARNHMQSLLCLLSQVAYPKDISANPTDQNKVYYYRAYNFTINMFWSPFLVRAREPDHDDPAHTGHYSLYLDEPDDKWVSQVPRFDYVLVSAANWFSRPSLFYEKRRLIGCSFCSRQYGVPDLTLYYSQRKAWRVALRAINALDGVKGRVIVRMLSPMSHFENGTWDQGGNCKRTEPIRSNQTVMEGRDLQFYTAQMEEYRAAEKAARPKGLRLMLMDATAAMLMRPDGHPSRYGHWPNEKVQLYNDCIHWCLPGPIDIWNDLLFQMMLV, encoded by the exons ATGAAGCTCCATCTCCTGCTGAAGGTCCTGTTCGGGCCGGTGCCGGTCTACTTCTCGGCGCTGGCCATCCTCATCCTCCTGACCAACGCACAGTACTTTGGGCTCGGCGGCGTCGGCGTGCCGCGCGCCACCAAGCTGGCCTCCTCCACGCCGGTGGTGAGCGTGATGAAGTACTGCGACATCTTCCGCGGCGAGTGGGTGCCCGACGCGGAGGCGCCCTACTACAACCACAAGACGTGCGGCATGATCCAGGAGCACCAGAACTGCCTCAAGTACGGCCGCCCGGACCTCGGCTTCCTCAAGTGGCGGTGGAGGCCGTCCGGCTGCGAGCTGCCGCGCTTCGACCCGGTCCAGTTCCTGCAGTTCGTCCGCCACAAGTCCCTGGCCTTCGTCGGGGACTCCCTGGCTCGCAACCATATGCAGTCCTTGCTCTGCCTCCTCTCACAG GTCGCGTATCCCAAGGACATCTCGGCGAACCCGACGGACCAGAACAAGGTGTACTACTACCGGGCCTACAACTTCACCATCAACATGTTCTGGTCGCCGTTCCTGGTGCGCGCGCGGGAGCCCGACCACGACGACCCGGCGCACACGGGGCACTACAGCCTCTACCTGGACGAGCCGGACGACAAGTGGGTGTCGCAGGTGCCCCGGTTCGACTACGTGCTGGTGTCGGCGGCCAACTGGTTCTCCCGCCCCTCGCTCTTCTACGAGAAGCGGCGGCTGATCGGGTGCAGCTTCTGCAGCCGGCAGTACGGCGTGCCGGACCTGACGCTCTACTACTCGCAGCGCAAGGCGTGGCGCGTGGCGCTGCGGGCGATCAACGCCCTGGACGGCGTCAAGGGGCGGGTGATCGTGCGGATGCTGTCGCCCATGTCGCACTTCGAGAACGGGACGTGGGACCAGGGCGGCAACTGCAAGCGGACGGAGCCGATCCGGAGCAACCAGACGGTGATGGAGGGGCGCGACCTGCAGTTCTACACGGCGCAGATGGAGGAGTACCGCGCGGCGGAGAAGGCGGCGCGGCCCAAGGGGCTCCGGCTGATGCTCATGGACGCCACGGCGGCCATGCTGATGCGGCCCGACGGGCACCCCAGCCGGTACGGCCACTGGCCCAACGAGAAGGTGCAGCTCTACAACGACTGCATCCATTGGTGCCTGCCCGGCCCCATAGACATCTGGAACGACCTCTTGTTCCAGATGATGCTAGTCTAG